A genomic stretch from Oscarella lobularis chromosome 11, ooOscLobu1.1, whole genome shotgun sequence includes:
- the LOC136192982 gene encoding annexin A13-like isoform X1: MSGGDSIVCEDFGEFKEALMALRAVDDKIIYELNTSVPTTSFSDQISAFDQCKKLHEKLFSAYSTREKAIKRCIQQTVDDLGLLRSKREKEPDNTVLSQEMSEKQTNLRLMKAELTVEDIVQERSMKVFRERCENCSLTKRPETVSRKSMAINSLQHTNIRGSLLSIRADMADAASSQCSTRGTIVPSASFCGQTEAEKLSEALKGSDTSALFDILTRCTNGQRQEIRSKYKEAYGKDPIDDLKSQLKGDVERLALALFDRPDVFDAKELRVAMKGLGTDESVLIEILCTRSSDEIAQIKRAYKEEFNRDLVQDVIDDTSGHFESILLSLLKTERDTSTTVDTQLAKKEGDDLYRAGVAYWGTNESIFNKVFATRSFAQLKATFQAYDDLTGHDIMTAIGREMSGDYKQSLETLAHSVVDMPGYFAKQLYRSMKGLGTNDCQLIRVLVTRSEIDLADVKDAFLREYKKSLADWIKGDTGGDYQKLCLAIIGERE, from the exons ATGAGCGGAGGAGATTCGATAGTTTGCGAAGATTTCGGCGAGTTCAAG GAAGCCCTAATGGCCCTACGAGcagtcgacgacaaaattaTATACGAACTGAATACGAGTGTTCCCACGACGTCTTTCAGCGATCAAATCAGCGCTTTTGACCAGTGCAAGAAACTGCACGAAAAA CTGTTTTCTGCATACTCGACGAGAGAGAAAGCCATCAAGCGGTGCATTCAACAAACGGTTGATGACTTAGGACTGCTCAGATCAAAACGTGAAAAGGAACCCGATAATACTGTGCTGTCTCAGGAAATGTCTGAGAAGCAAACCAAC TTGCGACTAATGAAAGCCGAATTGACCGTCGAGGATATCGTCCAGGAAAGAAGCATGAAAGTTTTTAGGGAACGAT GTGAAAACTGCAGTCTGACAAAACGGCCAGAAACGGTGTCTAGGAAATCGATGGCGATAAATTCTTTACAGCACACAAACATACGGGGCTCGTTGCTGAGTATCCGTGCTGATATGGCCGACGCCGCCTCCTCC CAGTGCTCCACCCGGGGTACGATCGTACCGTCGGCATCGTTCTGTGGTCAAACCGAAGCGGAGAAGCTGTCCGAGGCTCTAAAAG GCTCGGATACGAGCGCGCTGTTTGACATTTTGACGCGCTGTACCAACGGGCAACGCCAGGAGATTCGATCGAAGTACAAAGAAGCGTATGGAAAG GATCCAATAGACGATTTGAAGTCGCAGTTGAAAGGAGACGTTGAACGCCTTGCCTTGGCTTTGTTCGATCGACCAGACGTGTTTGATGCCAAGGAACTCAGAGTTGCCATGAAA ggaCTCGGGACGGACGAGTCTGTCCTGATTGAGATTCTGTGCACTCGGAGCTCCGAC gagaTTGCTCAGATCAAACGAGCCTACAAAGAAG AATTCAATCGCGATTTGGTGCAAGACGTCATAGACGATACAAGTGGACATTTCGAGAGTATTCTTTTGTCTCTGCTGAAG ACCGAAAGGGATACTAGCACAACAGTGGATACTCAGCTGGCGAAAAAGGAAGGCGACGATCTCTACAGG GCTGGGGTTGCGTATTGGGGCACAAATGAAAGTATTTTCAACAAAGTCTTTGCAACTCGAAGCTTTGCTCAGCTCAAGGCAACCTTTCAGGCTTATGATGAC TTGACCGGACACGACATTATGACTGCAATCGGCCGGGAGATGTCCGGAGATTATAAGCAAAGCCTCGAGACTTTAG CTCATTCTGTTGTTGATATGCCTGGTTACTTTGCCAAGCAGCTCTATCGTTCAATGAAAGGTCTTGGGACGAACGATTGTCAGCTGATACGTGTTCTTGTGACACGCAGCGAG atcGATCTGGCTGACGTAAAGGACGCGTTTCTTAGAGAATACAAAAAGTCGCTAGCTGACTGGATAAAGGGAGACACAGGCGGAGATTATCAGAAGTTGTGTTTGGCTATTATAGGTGAGCGCGAGTAA
- the LOC136192982 gene encoding annexin A13-like isoform X2, giving the protein MSGGDSIVCEDFGEFKEALMALRAVDDKIIYELNTSVPTTSFSDQISAFDQCKKLHEKLFSAYSTREKAIKRCIQQTVDDLGLLRSKREKEPDNTVLSQEMSEKQTNLRLMKAELTVEDIVQERSMKVFRERCENCSLTKRPETVSRKSMAINSLQHTNIRGSLLSIRADMADAASSCSTRGTIVPSASFCGQTEAEKLSEALKGSDTSALFDILTRCTNGQRQEIRSKYKEAYGKDPIDDLKSQLKGDVERLALALFDRPDVFDAKELRVAMKGLGTDESVLIEILCTRSSDEIAQIKRAYKEEFNRDLVQDVIDDTSGHFESILLSLLKTERDTSTTVDTQLAKKEGDDLYRAGVAYWGTNESIFNKVFATRSFAQLKATFQAYDDLTGHDIMTAIGREMSGDYKQSLETLAHSVVDMPGYFAKQLYRSMKGLGTNDCQLIRVLVTRSEIDLADVKDAFLREYKKSLADWIKGDTGGDYQKLCLAIIGERE; this is encoded by the exons ATGAGCGGAGGAGATTCGATAGTTTGCGAAGATTTCGGCGAGTTCAAG GAAGCCCTAATGGCCCTACGAGcagtcgacgacaaaattaTATACGAACTGAATACGAGTGTTCCCACGACGTCTTTCAGCGATCAAATCAGCGCTTTTGACCAGTGCAAGAAACTGCACGAAAAA CTGTTTTCTGCATACTCGACGAGAGAGAAAGCCATCAAGCGGTGCATTCAACAAACGGTTGATGACTTAGGACTGCTCAGATCAAAACGTGAAAAGGAACCCGATAATACTGTGCTGTCTCAGGAAATGTCTGAGAAGCAAACCAAC TTGCGACTAATGAAAGCCGAATTGACCGTCGAGGATATCGTCCAGGAAAGAAGCATGAAAGTTTTTAGGGAACGAT GTGAAAACTGCAGTCTGACAAAACGGCCAGAAACGGTGTCTAGGAAATCGATGGCGATAAATTCTTTACAGCACACAAACATACGGGGCTCGTTGCTGAGTATCCGTGCTGATATGGCCGACGCCGCCTCCTCC TGCTCCACCCGGGGTACGATCGTACCGTCGGCATCGTTCTGTGGTCAAACCGAAGCGGAGAAGCTGTCCGAGGCTCTAAAAG GCTCGGATACGAGCGCGCTGTTTGACATTTTGACGCGCTGTACCAACGGGCAACGCCAGGAGATTCGATCGAAGTACAAAGAAGCGTATGGAAAG GATCCAATAGACGATTTGAAGTCGCAGTTGAAAGGAGACGTTGAACGCCTTGCCTTGGCTTTGTTCGATCGACCAGACGTGTTTGATGCCAAGGAACTCAGAGTTGCCATGAAA ggaCTCGGGACGGACGAGTCTGTCCTGATTGAGATTCTGTGCACTCGGAGCTCCGAC gagaTTGCTCAGATCAAACGAGCCTACAAAGAAG AATTCAATCGCGATTTGGTGCAAGACGTCATAGACGATACAAGTGGACATTTCGAGAGTATTCTTTTGTCTCTGCTGAAG ACCGAAAGGGATACTAGCACAACAGTGGATACTCAGCTGGCGAAAAAGGAAGGCGACGATCTCTACAGG GCTGGGGTTGCGTATTGGGGCACAAATGAAAGTATTTTCAACAAAGTCTTTGCAACTCGAAGCTTTGCTCAGCTCAAGGCAACCTTTCAGGCTTATGATGAC TTGACCGGACACGACATTATGACTGCAATCGGCCGGGAGATGTCCGGAGATTATAAGCAAAGCCTCGAGACTTTAG CTCATTCTGTTGTTGATATGCCTGGTTACTTTGCCAAGCAGCTCTATCGTTCAATGAAAGGTCTTGGGACGAACGATTGTCAGCTGATACGTGTTCTTGTGACACGCAGCGAG atcGATCTGGCTGACGTAAAGGACGCGTTTCTTAGAGAATACAAAAAGTCGCTAGCTGACTGGATAAAGGGAGACACAGGCGGAGATTATCAGAAGTTGTGTTTGGCTATTATAGGTGAGCGCGAGTAA
- the LOC136192976 gene encoding uncharacterized protein yields the protein MRLQVSYTVLMLRQVLVVFSALTASAFASSSCLGEYQQCPSSGDCVLDPSLCGRCKQGQYLCPLDQKTCVDLADAYKTCPDIKGTHFDWTMSIDDRLAHLVKTTNITEQIAQLTNDAPAIVHAGIPAYNWLNDDEHGVRQSHATSFPNGCALGATWSKRTLREVGYAIGMEARGLHNGFVHAGNRGHRVNGIGITMYSPNMNMVRDPRWGRAQEVYSEDPNVAAQLTYNFVVGAQGNFSSTGYLLAAACCKHYAAYDLESEPRSRFTFDAQVDSRNMWETYMVNFRHCVVEAQAAHVMCSYNAVNGVPACGNPDLLNGILRDQWKWPGFVVTDYDAWAQIALTHRYCPDLKCAAAVGLKAGTDQEGGGTGAINQLASALADNNVTAEQIQTAFRRLFRVRILLGMLDPPMMVAWNMVGNDSSNIESPEHIALARRAGQEAMTLYKNHNKALPFSISSIKKMALIGSSATQTSLLLGNYAVPPDAGIVSIMQGIENAFGLPPTKPNCTVEQDIDYFVQGEGGTSSPNASDCCVQCMNDATCQYYTWYQNSCYLKTSDAGRKTSEGRISGKCLSKGPSVGKLVFAAGCSNVRCTDTSGFDQATDAAKDADAIVIVLGLDQSQESEGHDRSVVELPGNQAELVAAVRKANPNAPLVVVLVHGGTLALGSVLDDADAIVDAWYPGMQGGNAVADVLFGKYNPAGRAAVTSYLSTSDLPTPGMMDLYAGNGSKGLTYRFFAGKPQYPFGYGMSYTTFSYSNLQLNDSKPKACDVVGVTVTVHNEGDMDGDEVVQVYVKQPKASGPVPNVRLADFARVFVPKGQSTNVSLAITPEFHAYVPLTKNPYTGSAEVSVEAGPLNVYVGGGQPDYFEGHLSAVANVQNTQLLVSC from the coding sequence ATGCGTCTTCAAGTTAGCTACACTGTACTCATGCTCCGACAAGTTCTCGTCGTATTCTCCGCCTTGACGGCTTCCGCTTTCGCTAGTAGCTCGTGCTTGGGAGAGTATCAGCAGTGCCCGAGCTCGGGCGACTGCGTTCTCGATCCGAGCCTATGCGGTCGCTGCAAACAGGGACAATATCTCTGTCCCCTCGATCAGAAAACGTGCGTCGACTTGGCAGACGCCTACAAGACGTGTCCCGACATCAAAGGCACCCACTTCGACTGGACGAtgtcgatcgacgatcgcCTAGCTCATCTCGTCAAAACGACCAATATAACAGAACAAATCGCCCAGCTGACGAACGACGCTCCCGCCATCGTTCACGCCGGCATTCCCGCCTACAACTGgctaaacgacgacgagcacggCGTTCGCCAATCGCACGCGACATCGTTTCCAAACGGCTGCGCCCTCGGCGCCACGTGGTCCAAGCGCACTCTACGCGAAGTCGGCTACGCGATCGGCATGGAAGCGCGCGGCCTTCACAACGGATTCGTCCACGCCGGAAATCGCGGTCACCGCGTAAACGGAATCGGCATCACGATGTATTCGCCCAATATGAACATGGTGCGGGATCCGAGGTGGGGACGAGCGCAGGAAGTCTATTCGGAGGATCCGAATGTAGCCGCTCAGCTGACCTATAATTTCGTTGTCGGTGCACAAGGGAATTTTTCGAGCACCGGGTATCTACTTGCGGCGGCCTGCTGCAAGCATTATGCCGCCTACGATCTCGAATCCGAACCAAGAAGTCGCTTCACCTTTGATGCTCAAGTCGATTCGAGAAATATGTGGGAAACGTACATGGTTAATTTTCGGCattgcgtcgtcgaagcccAAGCGGCTCACGTCATGTGCAGCTACAACGCCGTGAACGGCGTTCCCGCGTGCGGCAATCCCGATCTTCTGAACGGCATATTGCGAGACCAGTGGAAGTGGCCGggcttcgtcgtcaccgacTACGACGCGTGGGCTCAAATCGCTTTGACTCATAGATACTGTCCGGATTTGAAGTGCGCCGCGGCTGTCGGACTCAAAGCCGGTACGGATCAGGAGGGCGGCGGAACGGGCGCAATCAATCAGCTTGCAAGCGCGCTCGCCGACAATAACGTCACCGCCGAGCAAATTCAGACTGCATTTCGACGGTTGTTTCGTGTGAGGATTCTTTTGGGCATGCTCGATCCGCCGATGATGGTCGCGTGGAATATGGTCGggaacgattcgtcgaacATCGAAAGTCCGGAGCACATCGCTCTCGCTCGACGCGCCGGTCAAGAGGCGATGACGCTGTACAAAAATCACAACAAAGCATTACCTTTTTCGATATCTTCGATTAAGAAAATGGCACTGATTggttcgtcggcgacgcagACGAGTCTTCTACTTGGAAACTACGCCGTTCCGCCTGACGCCGGGATAGTTTCTATAATGCAAGGCATAGAGAATGCTTTTGGTTTGCCTCCGACGAAGCCCAACTGTACAGTGGAACAAGACATTGACTATTTTGTCCAAGGCGAAGGTGGAACGAGCTCGCCGAACGCGTCCGACTGCTGCGTTCAGTGCATGAACGACGCTACTTGTCAGTACTACACTTGGTATCAAAATTCTTGCTATCTAAAGACGTCTGACGCCGGGCGAAAGACGAGCGAAGGACGCATTTCAGGCAAATGCTTGTCGAAGGGACCCAGCGTTGGAAaactcgttttcgccgccggATGCTCGAACGTCAGATGCACCGACACAAGCGGCTTCGATCAGGCGACCGACGCGGCAAAAGACGCCGACGCTATCGTCATCGTTCTCGGTCTCGATCAGAGTCAAGAGTCGGAGGGGCACGATCgatccgtcgtcgaattgccgGGGAATCAAGCGgaactcgtcgccgccgtgcgCAAGGCGAATCCGAACGCGCcgcttgtcgtcgttctcgtccaCGGCGGCACGCTCGCTTTGGGCagcgttctcgacgacgccgacgccatCGTCGACGCTTGGTATCCCGGCATGCAAGGcggaaacgccgtcgccgacgttctTTTCGGTAAGTACAATCCGGCCGGTCGTGCCGCCGTCACCTCGTATCTATCGACGTCTGATTTGCCGACGCCCGGTATGATGGATTTGTATGCCGGCAATGGAAGCAAAGGTCTCACGTATCGGTTCTTTGCCGGCAAGCCTCAGTATCCCTTCGGCTACGGCATGTCTTATACGACGTTTTCCTATTCGAATCTTCAGCTGAATGATTCAAAGCCGAAGGCCTGCGACGTTGTTGGGGTGACTGTGACCGTTCACAATGAGGGTGATATGGATGGGGATGAAGTCGTTCAGGTCTACGTCAAGCAGCCGAAAGCCAGTGGTCCCGTTCCGAATGTGCGTTTGGCTGACTTTGCTCGCGTGTTCGTGCCAAAGGGGCAGTCAACGAACGTTAGTCTTGCTATAACGCCTGAATTTCATGCGTACGTTCCTCTGACGAAAAATCCCTACACCGGATCGGCGGAGGTGTCTGTGGAAGCCGGTCCGTTGAATGTCTACGTCGGAGGCGGGCAGCCTGATTATTTTGAAGGGCATTTATCTGCCGTTGCGAATGTTCAAAATACTCAGCTTCTCGTCTCGTGCTGA
- the LOC136192986 gene encoding aflatoxin B1 aldehyde reductase member 2-like, translated as MSRSVRIVYGTMEFGRRMNADESQKVVDLFLSKGYSELDTARMYADGKSEKIIGEFPDSIKSKASIATKANPSSGLNAAGIAAQMSESLDCLQSKSVDIFYLHMPDHNTPIEETLQACQQLYTEGKFKELALSNYSAWQVAEIYCICQRNGWVLPTLYQGMYNAITRSVEKELFPALRHFGMRFYAYNPLAGGLLTGKHKFESANEPEKQPVSRFFGAGGIWAEKYRDRFWKEQNFHGIELVSKALKDTYGVNDNGELRVSLIDASLRWLKYHSMLLGEQNDGIILGTSNYEQMVENLAACEGGPLEPAIVSAFDTAWDMAKAHCPDYFR; from the exons ATGTCGCGCAGCGTCAGAATTGTATATGGCACCATGGAATTTGGAAGGAGGATGAACGCCGACGAG AGCCagaaagtcgtcgatttgttcCTCAGCAAGGGTTACAGCGAGCTCGACACGGCAAGAAT GTACGCAGACGGAAAGAGCGAAAAAATCATTGGAGAGTTTCCAGATTCGATCAAAAGCAAA GCTAGCATTGCCACCAAGGCAAACCCTTCTTCTG GTTTAAATGCAGCCGGAATTGCTGCTCAAATGTCAGAGTCTCTTGACTGTCTCCAATCGAAGAGCGTTGACATTTTCTACTTGCATATGCCTGACCACAACACGCCGATAGAAGAGACACTTCAAGCGTGCCAACAGTTATATACAG AGGGCAAATTCAAAGAATTGGCGTTGTCTAATTATTCTGCGTGGCAAGTG GCAGAAATCTATTGCATTTGTCAGCGAAACGGATGGGTATTGCCAACATTGTATCAGGGCATGTATAATGCCATAACAAG ATCAGTTGAAAAGGAATTGTTTCCCGCTCTGCGTCATTTTGGAATGCGCTTCTATGCGTATAATCCT CTGGCTGGAGGGCTTTTGACTGGAAAGCACAAATTTGAATCAGCCAACGAACCAGAAAAGCAGCCAGTTAGTCGATTTTTTGGAGCTGGAGGCATCTGGGCCGAAAA GTATCGAGATAGATTCTGGAAAGAGCAGAACTTCCACGGAATTGAGCTCGTTTCCAAGGCCTTGAAAGACACGTATGGGGTCAATGACAACGGAGAGCTGCGAGTTTCACTGATTGACGCTTCCCTCCGTTGGCTGAAATATCATTCCATGCTGTTGGGAGAACAGAACG ATGGGATTATCTTGGGAACGTCAAATTATGAGCAGATGGTAGAAAATTTGGCTGCTTGTGAAGGAGGTCCCTTGGAGCCAG CCATCGTGTCTGCTTTCGACACCGCGTGGGATATGGCCAAGGCTCATTGTCCCGACTACTTTCGTTGA
- the LOC136192989 gene encoding uncharacterized protein, protein MASNRDIEDKAVATALDDVQKAHPDEFAAVLKDPQRKKEFEDAARDAAREVLKLSSGLRPDMAADEIEAYLEKALSKERVQQIKNGLNIPTYQIRLNKKDDGKTWADITRDGEEFMPSRALVSLAAVKDVSWIQIASVIIEAVMLVLSAVGIKLAVDEKVIQKTAQEIVPVVESSSALQKAVDALKEAFKNGSNYDKAKAIFYLIKDSYSAGILWKIIKSLCSNMSTWDWIKTAGIVSAMIIAALATDGVALIAKIVLALNSAYEFVKKVLNLSQLDEMSV, encoded by the coding sequence ATGGCATCAAATCGCGATATTGAAGATAAAGCTGTTGCAACTGCCCTCGATGACGTCCAGAAAGCCCATCCGGACGAATTCGCGGCCGTTCTCAAAGACCCacaacgaaagaaagaattcgAAGATGCGGCAAGAGACGCAGCTAGGGAAGTTCTCAAACTTTCTTCAGGCCTCCGTCCCGACATGGCAGCTGACGAGATCGAAGCGTATCTCGAAAAGGCTCTTTCTAAAGAAAGAGTTCAGCAAATTAAGAACGGACTCAACATCCCTACGTATCAGATCAGACTAAacaagaaagacgacgggAAGACGTGGGCAGACATCACacgagacggcgaagaaTTCATGCCTTCGCGAGCTCTCGTAtcgctcgccgccgtcaaagACGTCTCATGGATCCAAATTGCCAGCGTCATTATCGAAGCAGTGATGCTCGTTCTGAGCGCCGTCGGCATCAAGTTGGCTGTCGATGAAAAGGTGATTCAAAAAACAGCCCAAGAAATTGTTCCCGTCGTTGAAAGTTCGAGCGCTTTGCAAAaagccgtcgacgctctGAAAGAAGCGTTCAAAAACGGAAGCAACTACGACAAAGCCAAAGCCATCTTTTACCTGATTAAAGATTCCTATTCCGCCGGAATACTCTGGAAAATCATCAAGAGCCTCTGCTCCAACATGAGCACTTGGGATTGGATCAAAACGGCCGGCATCGTTTCAGCTATGATCATCGCCGCCTTGGCAACAGACGGAGTAGCTCTCATCGCAAAAATCGTCCTCGCTCTCAATTCCGCCTACGAGTTCGTCAAAAAGGTGCTCAATTTGAGTCAGTTAGATGAAATGTCGGTGtga